In the genome of Dehalococcoidales bacterium, one region contains:
- a CDS encoding DDE-type integrase/transposase/recombinase, giving the protein MVNDEITCKNCGSTNILKYGKYKGTQLYWCKDCQRKFKGDDCLFHMKVPPEYISSALSMYYMGMSFNDIRNHLNQEQGYYPSKSVVYQWVDKYTDMAIDHFRDYKPQVGDTWIADETMLDLDGNHKIWFWDIIDTDTRFLLASRVSVSRTTQDAEALMNKAAKVAGKTPKVVVTDKLKAYLDGIELAYGADTEHIQSKSFTVSENTNLIERWHGILKDRTKVMRAFRDIDTLIQFTDGFVVYYNYFKPHEYLDGKTPAEAAKVDYDVKNWKQLSQLPQPKEQTPRQKIDLTGKKLYKRKRGRRVNKETKPSLGTGRL; this is encoded by the coding sequence ATGGTAAATGACGAAATAACCTGTAAAAATTGTGGTTCAACCAATATTCTTAAATACGGTAAATACAAAGGCACACAGTTATATTGGTGTAAAGATTGCCAGCGGAAGTTCAAGGGTGATGATTGCCTGTTCCATATGAAAGTACCCCCCGAATACATATCAAGCGCATTATCCATGTATTACATGGGCATGAGCTTTAATGATATACGAAATCACTTAAACCAAGAACAAGGTTATTACCCGTCAAAGTCGGTAGTCTATCAGTGGGTAGATAAATATACCGATATGGCAATAGACCACTTCAGGGATTACAAACCCCAAGTGGGTGATACATGGATAGCAGATGAAACCATGTTAGACCTAGATGGTAATCATAAAATATGGTTTTGGGATATTATAGACACCGATACAAGGTTCTTACTGGCTTCAAGGGTATCAGTATCAAGAACTACCCAAGACGCTGAAGCCTTGATGAATAAAGCCGCAAAGGTAGCAGGCAAAACCCCCAAAGTAGTAGTTACAGATAAGCTGAAAGCCTATCTAGACGGTATAGAACTTGCCTATGGTGCTGATACCGAACATATCCAGAGCAAAAGCTTTACGGTATCAGAGAATACTAACTTAATTGAACGCTGGCATGGGATACTCAAAGACAGAACAAAGGTAATGCGGGCGTTCAGGGATATTGATACGTTAATTCAGTTTACCGATGGCTTTGTAGTCTATTACAACTACTTCAAACCGCATGAATACCTGGATGGTAAAACCCCCGCTGAAGCAGCCAAAGTAGATTACGATGTTAAGAACTGGAAACAGCTAAGCCAATTGCCACAACCGAAAGAGCAAACACCAAGACAAAAGATAGACTTAACAGGAAAGAAGCTATACAAGCGCAAGCGTGGGCGCAGGGTAAATAAAGAAACCAAACCAAGTTTGGGAACAGGGAGGCTATAA
- a CDS encoding type I restriction-modification system subunit M N-terminal domain-containing protein translates to MAMDRFNEKVSFIWSIAELLRGPYKPGQYGEVILPMTVLRRLDCVLEPTKDKVLAKYESLKGGPVKDIELILNRVAGYDFNNTG, encoded by the coding sequence ATGGCAATGGACCGCTTTAACGAAAAGGTAAGTTTTATTTGGAGCATAGCCGAGCTTTTGCGTGGGCCATATAAACCAGGTCAATATGGTGAAGTAATCCTTCCTATGACAGTTCTGCGCCGGCTTGATTGTGTTTTAGAACCAACCAAAGATAAGGTTTTGGCTAAATACGAAAGTCTTAAAGGTGGCCCGGTGAAAGATATAGAATTAATCTTAAACCGAGTTGCAGGTTACGACTTCAATAATACTGGTTAA
- a CDS encoding DUF2683 family protein: MAKIQLELSEEENRIVEVYKIVNRLNSKQEAIKQMIHYFEAEVKPKKLANKDYFQV; this comes from the coding sequence ATGGCAAAGATTCAACTTGAACTATCGGAAGAAGAAAACAGGATTGTGGAAGTTTACAAAATCGTTAACAGGCTTAATTCGAAACAGGAAGCCATAAAGCAGATGATTCATTATTTTGAAGCCGAAGTAAAGCCAAAAAAGCTTGCAAATAAAGATTATTTTCAGGTCTAG
- a CDS encoding LemA family protein, translating into MGTTAIIWLVIGAIFFVLVIFIIKSWVQVYNKFQYWITRAQRKFADVDIIMQERLDNMHALAQIAKKYDIHEYKALKDTIEARSRWTKDAGLNEKVKMARQIENNYFKLQAIFEKYPDLKANKLHLSLLKRDTDIERRLRKTRLSYNQVAQKYNERTRRFPRNIVARVHHFSVLEYLTFEGQPVFEPREIFNDEA; encoded by the coding sequence ATGGGTACAACCGCGATAATATGGTTAGTTATAGGGGCTATATTCTTCGTACTAGTGATATTCATCATTAAGAGCTGGGTACAAGTCTATAACAAATTCCAGTATTGGATCACCAGAGCACAGCGTAAGTTTGCTGACGTTGATATCATCATGCAGGAGCGCCTTGATAACATGCATGCTCTGGCCCAGATAGCCAAAAAGTACGACATACACGAATATAAGGCACTGAAAGATACAATCGAGGCAAGGAGCCGTTGGACTAAAGATGCCGGCTTGAACGAAAAGGTGAAAATGGCCAGGCAAATCGAGAACAACTATTTTAAACTTCAGGCTATATTTGAAAAATATCCGGATCTTAAGGCAAATAAGTTGCATCTATCTCTTTTGAAAAGAGATACGGATATTGAAAGACGGCTGAGGAAAACGCGCCTGTCATACAACCAGGTAGCGCAGAAATACAATGAAAGAACCCGCAGATTTCCCAGAAATATTGTGGCGCGGGTTCACCACTTTTCTGTGTTGGAATACCTTACGTTTGAAGGGCAGCCAGTATTTGAGCCCCGGGAAATTTTTAATGATGAAGCGTAA
- a CDS encoding NUDIX domain-containing protein, producing MVRVHTRRRGTAIVETEKGILVTAGKNRMFLLPGGGAGRGETRIEAAIRELREETGLISYNAKLLFRHKGYPHKSHKHGYFVDYHTVCLIKADGTAKPHKEIAHVAYYKPGSDIRISSTTKEILHRYYRFKKSSRLKQENTSLFHRIMDWLS from the coding sequence ATGGTGAGGGTGCACACGAGGCGCAGAGGAACGGCGATCGTTGAGACAGAAAAGGGCATCCTGGTTACAGCGGGCAAAAACAGGATGTTTTTATTGCCGGGCGGAGGAGCTGGTAGAGGTGAAACCCGAATTGAGGCTGCAATCAGGGAGTTGCGAGAAGAAACAGGGCTAATATCTTACAATGCCAAGTTGCTTTTCAGGCACAAGGGTTATCCCCATAAATCGCACAAGCATGGATATTTCGTGGACTACCACACGGTTTGTCTGATCAAAGCTGATGGAACTGCAAAGCCACATAAAGAAATTGCACATGTTGCCTATTATAAACCAGGTTCAGATATAAGGATTTCAAGCACCACTAAGGAAATACTTCATAGATATTATCGCTTCAAGAAAAGCAGCAGGCTTAAGCAGGAAAATACAAGCTTATTCCACCGAATTATGGACTGGCTGAGCTGA
- a CDS encoding 2'-5' RNA ligase family protein, producing MNYYYIEYRFHGYPKRYLKSLIHEVSRNFGVKGAIKGRPVPHITLYGPFETNNSYDVFRTIERVAKRYTLIPFTVDGFDSKAGNNAKVIAAKIIPSPELIQLRMDLANELNRIVEKKNRQPWDSENKYWFHSTIAMKDIDGKFDKIKKHLSKKDQPCIHQHLVRMTVLNRKRKIISEYDLLLRKWLSRSQALSNHWWRKTINRLCEYRGLPSEKYSIFEKVKKTLFFWRN from the coding sequence TTGAATTACTATTATATTGAATACCGGTTCCATGGTTATCCCAAACGATACCTCAAAAGCTTAATACACGAAGTATCCAGAAATTTTGGGGTTAAAGGAGCTATAAAAGGCCGGCCTGTACCCCATATAACTTTATACGGCCCATTTGAAACAAATAACTCTTATGATGTATTTAGAACGATAGAAAGGGTGGCTAAAAGATATACGCTGATACCATTTACTGTTGATGGCTTCGATAGCAAAGCGGGCAATAATGCCAAAGTAATAGCTGCAAAAATAATTCCTTCACCAGAACTTATACAATTGCGAATGGATTTAGCGAATGAATTAAATAGGATAGTCGAGAAGAAAAATCGCCAGCCCTGGGACAGTGAAAACAAATACTGGTTTCATTCTACAATAGCGATGAAAGACATCGATGGTAAATTTGATAAAATTAAGAAACACCTGAGCAAGAAAGATCAGCCCTGTATTCATCAACATCTGGTTAGAATGACCGTCCTTAATCGCAAACGGAAAATTATCAGTGAATATGATTTGTTGTTGCGAAAATGGTTAAGTAGAAGTCAGGCCTTGAGTAATCACTGGTGGCGTAAAACGATAAATCGTTTGTGCGAGTATAGGGGTTTGCCCAGTGAAAAATATTCTATTTTCGAGAAGGTTAAAAAAACATTATTTTTCTGGAGAAACTAG
- a CDS encoding RNA polymerase sigma factor produces MEKWQSGNKRDFEQVYNRYNSMVSKHAYLITGSRDIAEDIVQEVFVAAWKFRASYDSRKGSLATWLHRITVNECYKKIRAISVYDCLEDFDFPEATSRQPEELLVTKQEYDEMLKALGAMDEKHRTILVLKYLDDLSYAEIADIMQLPIGTVRSRLSRATRALREQVNHSNV; encoded by the coding sequence ATGGAAAAGTGGCAATCGGGCAATAAACGGGACTTCGAGCAGGTGTATAACCGTTACAACAGCATGGTTTCCAAGCACGCATATCTAATTACGGGATCAAGAGATATAGCTGAGGATATTGTCCAGGAAGTGTTCGTGGCTGCCTGGAAGTTCCGGGCAAGCTACGATAGTCGTAAGGGCAGCCTGGCTACGTGGCTGCACCGCATTACGGTGAACGAGTGTTATAAAAAAATACGTGCAATTTCTGTTTACGACTGCCTGGAAGATTTCGATTTTCCGGAGGCAACAAGCAGACAGCCCGAAGAGTTGCTGGTAACGAAACAGGAATATGACGAGATGCTAAAAGCTCTGGGCGCAATGGATGAAAAGCACCGTACGATCCTGGTGCTGAAGTATCTCGACGACCTTTCGTATGCCGAGATTGCCGATATCATGCAGCTTCCCATTGGAACGGTAAGGTCAAGGTTAAGCCGCGCAACCAGGGCCTTGAGAGAGCAGGTAAACCATTCCAACGTTTAA